The following proteins are co-located in the Puniceicoccus vermicola genome:
- a CDS encoding transposase — protein sequence MGRRRCRISDQLAYYHLMSRTVNGEALFGDREREVLRKMIWQVAEFSGVRVVTYAVMKNHFHILVEVPPAGTEVSDAELVRRYRKLYPKPTPWNPMPAEVLEGHLKDNFLDGRELRKELTRRMHDVSEFMRTLKLRYTLWFNRSRDRFGPLWSARFKSVLVEGDRWALRTVAAYIDLNAVRAGLVSDPKDYRFCGYAEALGGGRLARAGLSMVDKDLAGYRQTLYGSGGGEKEGKASISHEEAVRVLQEEKGKLPLSVVLRCRVRYFSDGMVLGSEDFVNKFLENEPDGKRARRPHPLRGSDWKGLAVGTGLRKGLFG from the coding sequence ATGGGCAGGCGTAGGTGTCGTATTTCGGATCAATTGGCGTATTACCATCTGATGAGTCGGACGGTGAATGGGGAGGCTCTCTTTGGCGACCGGGAGAGGGAGGTTTTGCGGAAAATGATCTGGCAGGTGGCTGAGTTTTCCGGGGTTCGGGTGGTTACTTATGCGGTGATGAAGAACCATTTCCATATTTTGGTGGAGGTGCCACCAGCAGGGACAGAGGTTTCAGATGCGGAGTTGGTTCGTCGGTATCGGAAGCTTTATCCTAAGCCTACTCCCTGGAATCCAATGCCTGCGGAGGTTTTGGAGGGGCATTTGAAGGATAACTTTCTTGATGGAAGGGAGTTGCGTAAGGAGCTTACCCGCCGGATGCATGATGTTTCGGAGTTTATGCGGACTCTGAAGCTTCGGTATACGCTTTGGTTTAACCGCTCACGGGATCGGTTTGGTCCGCTTTGGTCGGCACGTTTTAAGAGTGTGCTGGTGGAAGGGGATCGTTGGGCTTTGCGGACGGTGGCGGCCTATATTGACCTGAACGCGGTTCGGGCCGGGCTGGTTTCGGATCCTAAGGATTATCGGTTTTGCGGTTATGCGGAGGCGCTTGGTGGAGGGCGATTGGCTCGAGCTGGGCTCTCAATGGTGGATAAGGACCTGGCTGGGTATCGGCAGACTTTGTATGGGTCTGGCGGTGGTGAGAAAGAAGGGAAAGCGTCTATTTCTCACGAGGAAGCGGTGCGGGTATTGCAGGAGGAGAAGGGTAAGTTGCCTCTTTCTGTAGTTTTGCGGTGCCGGGTGCGGTATTTTTCGGATGGGATGGTGCTGGGATCGGAGGACTTTGTGAACAAGTTCTTGGAAAACGAACCGGATGGGAAGCGGGCGCGAAGACCTCACCCGTTGCGGGGGAGCGACTGGAAGGGGCTCGCCGTGGGGACGGGACTGCGAAAGGGATTGTTTGGGTGA
- a CDS encoding HIT family protein, with amino-acid sequence MPHEYLHAHWRMPYIKEPSETGAKRANPFLSIPHSENPKEALLLYKGSKSFIVMNKFPYNAGHLLCIPYREVGDLEDLEDEEYGDLCQTVLKGKKLLRLALQPDAFNIGYNLGASAGAGIPGHLHCHIVPRWSGDTNFMPVIAGTRVLPEAMAAMWERLHQFVPQIED; translated from the coding sequence ATGCCGCACGAATACCTGCACGCTCACTGGCGTATGCCCTACATCAAGGAGCCTTCGGAAACAGGGGCGAAACGGGCAAACCCATTTCTCTCGATTCCTCATTCTGAAAATCCGAAGGAGGCCCTGCTGCTTTACAAGGGGTCGAAGAGTTTCATCGTCATGAACAAGTTCCCCTACAATGCGGGCCATTTGCTCTGCATTCCTTATCGGGAGGTCGGTGACCTTGAGGATTTGGAGGACGAGGAGTATGGCGACCTTTGCCAGACCGTCTTGAAGGGGAAGAAACTTCTTCGGCTGGCTCTGCAGCCGGATGCTTTTAACATTGGCTACAATCTGGGAGCTTCCGCGGGTGCGGGTATTCCCGGGCATCTGCACTGCCATATTGTTCCTCGGTGGTCGGGGGATACTAATTTTATGCCGGTAATTGCTGGCACTCGCGTTCTTCCTGAAGCTATGGCCGCCATGTGGGAGCGGCTTCACCAGTTTGTCCCACAAATCGAAGATTAA
- a CDS encoding PhoH family protein codes for METHAYSQTLEFDSPRLLSQLYCGKEGHLTEAEKALGVTLITRDDWLKIEGSEANVHMAKEFFEILRLARAQGLKIRNNDFEKMLGAVADGEGAEMRDLFENPLIIQLKRKSIVPKTVHQKQYLNRIRNHDVSFGIGPAGTGKTYLAMAAALDAFQKGEAEKLVFTRPAVEAGEALGFLPGDLQEKILPYLRPLYDALYDMVGVEETQRMMERQQIEIAPLAYMRGRTLSRSFVILDEAQNTTPEQMMMFLTRLGDDSKMIITGDITQVDLPRSKKSGLKQAIQILSHVKGVSIFEFDGVDVVRHPLVQRIIQAYEKGNGESQAVTFV; via the coding sequence GTGGAAACTCACGCCTACAGCCAGACTCTCGAATTCGACTCCCCTCGCCTGCTCAGCCAGCTCTATTGCGGAAAGGAGGGGCATCTTACCGAAGCCGAAAAGGCGCTCGGGGTTACCCTCATCACCCGGGACGACTGGTTGAAGATCGAGGGATCCGAGGCCAACGTGCACATGGCGAAAGAATTTTTCGAAATTCTCCGTCTTGCCCGTGCCCAAGGCCTCAAGATTCGGAACAATGACTTTGAAAAGATGCTGGGTGCCGTTGCCGACGGTGAGGGAGCTGAGATGCGCGATCTGTTCGAAAATCCGCTCATCATCCAGCTGAAGCGCAAGAGTATTGTCCCGAAAACCGTCCACCAGAAGCAGTACCTGAACCGCATCCGCAACCACGACGTTTCCTTCGGGATCGGTCCGGCCGGAACAGGGAAGACCTATTTGGCAATGGCGGCGGCACTCGATGCATTCCAAAAGGGCGAGGCTGAAAAATTGGTCTTCACCCGACCTGCTGTCGAAGCGGGGGAGGCTCTCGGCTTTCTACCCGGCGACCTGCAGGAGAAAATCCTTCCCTATCTTCGCCCTCTTTATGACGCCCTCTATGACATGGTCGGGGTTGAAGAGACTCAACGGATGATGGAGCGCCAACAGATCGAGATCGCCCCTCTCGCCTACATGCGCGGGCGGACGCTTTCCCGGTCTTTTGTCATCCTGGACGAAGCCCAAAACACCACTCCAGAACAGATGATGATGTTCCTCACCCGCTTGGGTGACGACTCGAAGATGATCATCACCGGGGATATTACTCAAGTTGACCTTCCCCGCAGCAAAAAATCCGGTCTGAAGCAGGCCATCCAGATCCTCTCGCATGTAAAGGGAGTTTCTATTTTCGAATTCGACGGCGTTGACGTCGTTCGTCACCCACTGGTCCAACGGATCATCCAAGCCTATGAAAAGGGCAATGGTGAATCCCAGGCAGTTACGTTTGTCTAA
- a CDS encoding HD family phosphohydrolase — MGIFRKFRKDRNPSPLQRRRGLGPNENRSIPLKVAIYWFLGFIGFTGLIVLIAFAGLTQSDPQIARDQVARDRVVADFSFSFESDVLTQRQVALARERIPPFYEVDIAPFEEFSRALNALEFDFAEFETNLQDLEGVNRMEAIRAFVREFSDERGMELPVEQTAVFLNETSPAQRNRLIQDAIDVLGSIYRNGIIDEDDPNFSGIGSFNVIPVQTEDDEIARVEIQRPYDARVSLRNELANMDVSDTVFNSLYEILSIGVQPNLEFDAEQTRTRRDEAAVKVNPVRVEIREGTTIIEPGVTVSALAYEKLVQYRQEQSTRAANRFFLDPTFQQRTLLTLMVLLTSVLLLQLGFPRLANDPRRLGTVALLILVNLLIFRFSLYLGNSDLFRGDHRIIGVLPYVAPLAFGPITAGILLGPILGALTAFIISAIFAIMLGEASFLFLAGMISSLVGIFLCHNIRLRTNVVRASFLAGVTLSGFILLHGALLDSDLAQIGRQIAAALISSSITGVVILGFLPLLERLFNYTTDITLLEYTDFNHPLLRRMQVEAPGSYHHSLMVANLSENAAAEIGANPLACRACALFHDIGKIVKPEYFTENQRSGRNPLIEQKPSMSAVIIKRHVKEGVELARKYKLPKVFVDVIRQHHGTSLIQYFYREAINRRERSQLPLFSDISAETVEENTYRYDGPKPDFVESAIILFADSIEAASRSLQKVNAQSVGELLDRIFQSRIEDGQLDECPLTLQQVAIIKQSFTRTLLNSLHTRIAYPSDEKDKEKEKRGKEGKEAEPKSTPPEENDKGDTDNQQV, encoded by the coding sequence ATGGGAATTTTCCGAAAATTCAGGAAAGACCGGAATCCATCGCCTCTGCAACGGCGGCGGGGACTCGGGCCGAACGAGAACCGCTCCATACCCCTCAAGGTCGCAATCTACTGGTTCCTCGGTTTTATCGGGTTTACGGGTCTGATCGTGCTCATTGCCTTCGCGGGTCTAACCCAAAGCGACCCGCAAATCGCCCGCGATCAGGTCGCTCGTGACCGGGTCGTCGCCGATTTCTCCTTTTCCTTTGAGAGCGATGTACTGACCCAACGTCAGGTCGCGCTCGCCCGGGAACGGATCCCCCCTTTTTACGAGGTCGACATCGCTCCTTTCGAGGAATTCTCCCGGGCTCTGAACGCCCTCGAGTTCGATTTCGCCGAGTTCGAGACCAACCTCCAAGACCTTGAAGGGGTGAACCGCATGGAGGCCATCCGTGCCTTCGTCCGTGAATTCTCGGACGAGCGGGGGATGGAACTTCCGGTCGAACAGACTGCAGTTTTCCTGAATGAAACCTCCCCAGCCCAAAGGAATCGGCTGATCCAAGACGCAATCGACGTGCTCGGCAGCATCTACCGGAATGGGATTATTGATGAGGATGATCCCAATTTTTCCGGAATCGGATCCTTCAATGTCATCCCCGTGCAAACCGAAGATGACGAAATCGCACGCGTGGAAATCCAGAGGCCCTACGACGCGAGAGTATCTCTCCGCAACGAGCTGGCCAACATGGATGTCAGCGATACCGTCTTCAACTCCCTCTACGAGATTCTCAGCATCGGGGTGCAGCCCAATCTGGAATTCGATGCCGAGCAAACCCGCACCCGACGCGATGAAGCAGCCGTAAAGGTCAATCCCGTCCGGGTAGAGATCCGCGAAGGAACCACCATTATCGAACCCGGAGTAACGGTCTCGGCCCTCGCCTACGAAAAGCTTGTCCAATACCGGCAGGAGCAAAGCACCCGCGCGGCAAACCGTTTCTTCCTCGATCCGACATTTCAGCAACGGACTCTCCTCACCTTGATGGTCCTGCTGACCTCAGTGCTTCTCCTTCAGCTCGGATTCCCTCGGCTCGCCAACGACCCACGCCGGCTGGGGACGGTGGCCTTACTGATTCTGGTCAACCTTCTCATCTTCCGATTCTCCCTCTATCTGGGGAACTCTGATCTTTTCCGCGGGGATCATCGCATTATAGGAGTCCTGCCCTACGTCGCCCCTCTGGCGTTTGGTCCGATTACCGCAGGTATCCTCCTCGGCCCAATATTGGGAGCCCTCACCGCCTTTATCATTTCGGCGATCTTCGCCATCATGCTAGGCGAGGCCAGCTTCCTCTTTCTGGCGGGGATGATCTCCTCTCTGGTCGGGATCTTCCTCTGTCATAACATTCGCCTGCGTACGAACGTCGTCCGGGCCTCCTTCCTCGCTGGAGTGACTCTTTCGGGCTTTATCCTCCTCCACGGTGCCCTGCTCGATTCCGACCTGGCCCAGATCGGTCGGCAAATCGCCGCGGCCTTGATTTCCTCCTCAATCACAGGGGTTGTCATCCTCGGCTTCCTCCCCCTTCTCGAGCGGTTGTTCAACTATACCACCGATATTACTCTCCTCGAATACACAGACTTCAACCACCCCCTTCTGCGGCGGATGCAGGTCGAAGCCCCCGGCTCCTATCACCACAGTTTGATGGTGGCCAACCTCTCCGAGAATGCTGCGGCCGAAATCGGGGCCAACCCCCTCGCCTGCCGCGCCTGCGCCCTTTTCCACGACATCGGCAAGATCGTCAAACCTGAGTATTTTACGGAAAACCAACGCTCTGGCCGCAATCCCCTCATTGAGCAAAAGCCTTCGATGAGCGCGGTCATCATCAAGCGTCACGTCAAAGAGGGAGTCGAGCTGGCTCGCAAATACAAGCTGCCGAAGGTTTTCGTCGATGTCATTCGCCAGCACCATGGAACAAGCCTCATCCAGTATTTTTACCGGGAGGCGATCAACCGTCGCGAACGTAGTCAGCTTCCCCTCTTCTCCGACATCAGCGCCGAAACCGTCGAGGAAAACACTTACCGCTACGATGGTCCGAAGCCGGACTTCGTCGAGAGCGCGATCATTCTTTTCGCGGACTCGATTGAAGCAGCAAGCCGTTCTCTCCAGAAGGTCAATGCCCAGAGCGTCGGCGAGTTACTGGACCGCATCTTCCAAAGCCGGATCGAAGACGGCCAACTCGACGAATGTCCATTGACCCTCCAACAGGTTGCCATCATCAAGCAGAGCTTCACCCGCACCCTCTTGAATAGCTTGCACACCCGCATCGCCTATCCTTCCGACGAGAAGGACAAAGAAAAGGAAAAGAGAGGCAAGGAAGGCAAAGAAGCCGAACCCAAATCCACACCACCCGAAGAAAATGACAAGGGAGATACAGATAATCAGCAGGTGTGA
- the ybeY gene encoding rRNA maturation RNase YbeY, which yields MDEAGVEECLRKLDSDARFAVPDGDLSVVFLGNEEMGELHGTFLGDATPTDVITFPGDTSFGEAGEICVGVEQAEAVYKDHDVSLSHEILLYLAHGWLHLAGYDDKREEDRVEMRRGEKEALAFLLADREPPECSLSD from the coding sequence GTGGACGAAGCCGGAGTCGAGGAGTGCTTGCGAAAGCTCGACTCGGACGCCCGTTTTGCCGTCCCCGATGGGGATCTCTCGGTTGTTTTTCTCGGCAATGAGGAAATGGGCGAACTCCACGGAACATTTCTCGGCGATGCGACTCCGACCGATGTCATCACCTTCCCCGGAGATACCTCCTTTGGAGAAGCCGGGGAAATTTGTGTTGGCGTAGAGCAGGCGGAAGCCGTCTACAAAGATCATGATGTGAGTCTTTCCCACGAGATTCTCCTGTATTTGGCACATGGCTGGCTTCACTTAGCCGGATATGATGACAAGCGCGAAGAAGATCGAGTGGAGATGCGCCGCGGTGAAAAGGAGGCCCTCGCCTTCCTTCTCGCAGATCGTGAGCCACCAGAATGTTCTCTGTCAGATTGA
- a CDS encoding DUF502 domain-containing protein, with the protein MLRNLRNAFLTGVILLLPLGVTYIVVNFIIVKIGVPASGIFFWYVGDNIRSVTLLNTVLNILSLFVLIIFIIGLGFFSRYVLGRLLISMVEKILDRLPFVNSVYRTVKQIVDTFSQQQRAVFHEVVLVEYPRENSWVLGFRTSETKGEVQAKTGQHLSNIFVPTTPNPTSGFLLMIPTADIIPLKMTVAEGMKVIISGGAVSPEYSPQTEEEKLAINADSPHPIEDSDGDAEESPSSKDASS; encoded by the coding sequence ATGTTACGGAACCTCCGCAACGCATTTCTAACTGGCGTCATTTTACTCCTCCCTCTCGGAGTAACGTACATCGTCGTTAATTTCATCATCGTTAAGATAGGAGTTCCGGCGAGCGGTATCTTTTTTTGGTATGTTGGCGACAACATTCGGAGCGTCACACTGCTCAATACCGTCCTCAACATTCTCTCCCTCTTTGTTCTCATAATCTTCATCATCGGGCTGGGTTTCTTCTCCCGATACGTGTTGGGACGGCTTCTCATCTCGATGGTCGAGAAGATTCTCGATCGCCTGCCCTTCGTCAATTCGGTCTACCGCACGGTCAAGCAGATCGTCGACACCTTCAGCCAACAGCAGAGGGCCGTCTTCCACGAAGTCGTTCTTGTCGAATATCCCCGCGAAAACTCGTGGGTTCTCGGCTTTCGCACCAGCGAGACGAAAGGAGAAGTCCAAGCCAAAACAGGCCAGCATCTCTCCAACATATTTGTCCCGACCACCCCGAATCCTACTAGCGGGTTTCTCCTGATGATTCCCACCGCCGATATCATTCCCCTGAAGATGACTGTCGCCGAGGGAATGAAAGTTATTATTTCAGGAGGAGCAGTCTCGCCCGAATACAGTCCCCAGACCGAAGAAGAAAAATTAGCGATCAACGCCGACAGCCCCCATCCGATCGAGGACTCTGATGGGGACGCCGAAGAGTCCCCATCGAGCAAGGACGCTTCTTCCTAA
- the ligA gene encoding NAD-dependent DNA ligase LigA yields the protein MTTDSGEAQSRIEELRERIRELDEKYYREAEPEVSDREYDRLKEELVGLEEDLLGEVPEDSPSQQVGDDRQEGFDSYRHREPMLSLDNTYNQEDLYAFDQRLRKRFEAESLTYTVDPKIDGLAISLTYEKGRLVRAVTRGNGTEGDVVTANAMTIESLPRELKTDHPPEVIELRGEVYLTNDEFLRINEEREKNGEALYANPRNLAAGTIKLLDSRLVAKRKLAVVVYGVGYCEPHFLESQSQLQDHLLEWGLPVVERYWKVEGIEEVWKSIEELDQMRVEFSYPTDGAVVKLNQRSLQREAGRTAKAPRWSIAYKFETEKAETTLRKIGLQVGRTGAVTPVAHLDPVELAGTTVARATLHNEDEIRRKDIREGDRVLVEKAGEIIPQVISVDLENRPEDSQPFEFPKICPACGTELKRLPEEAVWRCPNAAGCGPQVRRRIEHFGSRACMDIENLGKAVVDQLVSRDLVHNIADLYRLKVEDLIELEKFAQKSSENLVNAIDRSRETEVWRLLHGLGIPNVGAGMAKDLIRRFHSIDALMTADEETLEAVDGVGSILTASIRTFFAEPKNQHLVDELRDLGLRFAEEIEEEDAGEKPLEGKTFVLTGTLPTFTRDEATAWIEARGGRVTSSVSKKTDYVLAGEEAGSKLAKAEKLGVAVIDEEGLKALG from the coding sequence ATGACCACCGATTCCGGCGAAGCCCAATCACGAATCGAGGAGCTGCGGGAGCGTATCCGCGAGCTTGATGAAAAATACTACCGCGAGGCCGAGCCGGAAGTTTCCGACCGCGAATATGATCGCCTCAAAGAGGAATTAGTCGGTCTCGAAGAAGACCTCCTCGGAGAGGTTCCTGAAGATTCTCCCAGCCAACAGGTTGGCGATGACCGCCAGGAAGGATTCGACAGCTATCGCCATCGCGAGCCGATGTTGAGCCTCGACAACACTTACAATCAGGAGGACCTGTATGCTTTTGACCAGCGACTGCGCAAACGGTTTGAAGCGGAGTCCCTGACTTATACGGTGGATCCGAAGATTGACGGGCTTGCGATTAGCTTGACCTATGAAAAGGGTCGTCTCGTCCGCGCGGTGACTCGGGGGAACGGTACCGAGGGCGATGTGGTCACGGCCAACGCCATGACAATCGAGTCTCTCCCACGGGAGTTGAAAACCGATCATCCTCCGGAGGTGATCGAGTTGCGGGGCGAGGTCTATCTGACAAACGACGAGTTTCTGCGCATCAATGAGGAGCGTGAGAAGAACGGCGAAGCCCTTTACGCCAACCCGAGGAATTTGGCGGCTGGCACCATCAAGTTGCTCGACAGCCGCCTAGTCGCCAAGCGGAAGTTGGCCGTCGTGGTTTATGGAGTGGGCTATTGCGAACCGCATTTCCTGGAAAGCCAAAGTCAGTTGCAGGATCATTTGCTCGAGTGGGGACTTCCGGTAGTCGAACGCTATTGGAAAGTCGAAGGGATTGAAGAGGTCTGGAAATCGATTGAGGAACTCGACCAGATGCGGGTCGAATTCTCGTATCCGACGGATGGGGCGGTGGTAAAACTCAATCAGCGCTCTCTCCAGAGAGAGGCTGGGCGCACCGCCAAGGCCCCCCGCTGGTCGATCGCCTACAAGTTTGAAACGGAAAAAGCGGAGACCACTCTGCGGAAGATCGGTCTCCAAGTGGGCCGGACCGGAGCGGTGACTCCGGTTGCCCATCTGGATCCGGTCGAGCTTGCGGGGACGACCGTCGCCCGCGCGACTCTTCACAATGAGGATGAAATCCGCCGCAAGGACATCCGGGAAGGTGATCGGGTTCTCGTTGAGAAAGCTGGCGAGATTATCCCGCAGGTGATTTCCGTAGATTTGGAAAATCGTCCGGAAGATTCCCAACCCTTTGAGTTTCCCAAAATCTGTCCGGCCTGCGGCACTGAGTTGAAAAGGCTCCCGGAAGAGGCCGTTTGGCGCTGCCCCAATGCGGCTGGCTGCGGTCCACAGGTGCGTCGCCGAATCGAGCACTTTGGGTCGCGAGCCTGTATGGATATCGAGAACCTCGGTAAGGCGGTGGTCGATCAATTGGTTTCCCGGGATCTCGTTCACAATATCGCCGACCTTTACCGTTTGAAGGTTGAGGACCTGATCGAACTGGAAAAGTTCGCGCAGAAGTCCTCCGAGAATCTAGTCAACGCCATCGATCGGAGTCGGGAGACGGAGGTCTGGCGACTCTTGCATGGCCTGGGAATCCCTAATGTCGGAGCGGGGATGGCGAAGGATTTGATTCGTCGCTTTCACAGTATTGATGCTCTCATGACAGCTGATGAGGAAACGCTGGAAGCTGTCGATGGGGTTGGTAGTATCCTCACCGCAAGTATCCGCACCTTTTTTGCCGAGCCGAAAAACCAGCATCTTGTCGACGAACTCCGCGACCTTGGGTTGCGATTTGCCGAAGAGATCGAAGAAGAGGATGCGGGCGAGAAACCTTTGGAAGGGAAGACGTTTGTCCTCACGGGGACCCTGCCGACTTTTACGCGTGACGAGGCCACCGCCTGGATCGAGGCGAGGGGAGGCCGAGTGACCTCTTCGGTCAGTAAGAAGACCGATTACGTTCTCGCCGGAGAGGAAGCCGGGTCGAAATTAGCGAAAGCCGAGAAACTCGGCGTCGCTGTCATCGATGAAGAGGGTCTGAAAGCTCTGGGTTGA